From Echeneis naucrates chromosome 7, fEcheNa1.1, whole genome shotgun sequence, one genomic window encodes:
- the LOC115046081 gene encoding PRELI domain containing protein 3B-like isoform X2: MKIWASEHIFNHPWETVTKAAMQKYPNPMNPNVFGVDVLDRCVDTEGRLHSTRLLSTEWGLPAMAKSISFTNLVSVDEKLTYKPHPQDPKKTVLTQEALISVKGVSLSSYLEGLMAKTISANAGKGREAMEWVIRQLNTEIEELAATARGTMRVPMAAAVADK, translated from the exons TCACCCATGGGAGACGGTGACCAAGGCGGCCATGCAGAAGTATCCTAATCCCATGAACCCCAATGTGTTTGGTGTGGATGTTCTGGACAGATGTGTTGACACGGAGGGACGGTTACACAGCACCAGACTGCTCAGTACAGAGTGGGGGTTGCCTGCCATGGCCAAGTCT ATCTCCTTCACTAACCTGGTATCTGTGGACGAGAAGTTGACATACAAGCCCCACCCACAAGACCCCAAAAA gaCGGTGCTGACACAGGAGGCTTTGATCAGCGTGAAAGGTGTCAGTCTGAGCAGCTACCTCGAGGGCCTCATGGCCAAGACTATATCTGCCAACGCTGGCAag GGTCGTGAGGCAATGGAGTGGGTCATTAGACAACTAAATACAGAAATCGAAGAGTTGGCAGCAACTGCCCGTGGTACGATGCGTGTTCCCatggcagcagctgtggcagACAAATAA
- the LOC115046081 gene encoding PRELI domain containing protein 3B-like isoform X1, which yields MKIWASEHIFNHPWETVTKAAMQKYPNPMNPNVFGVDVLDRCVDTEGRLHSTRLLSTEWGLPAMAKSIIGVTRTCTYVQEQSVVDPKEKTFELKSTNISFTNLVSVDEKLTYKPHPQDPKKTVLTQEALISVKGVSLSSYLEGLMAKTISANAGKGREAMEWVIRQLNTEIEELAATARGTMRVPMAAAVADK from the exons TCACCCATGGGAGACGGTGACCAAGGCGGCCATGCAGAAGTATCCTAATCCCATGAACCCCAATGTGTTTGGTGTGGATGTTCTGGACAGATGTGTTGACACGGAGGGACGGTTACACAGCACCAGACTGCTCAGTACAGAGTGGGGGTTGCCTGCCATGGCCAAGTCT ATCATTGGCGTAACAAGGACATGCACATATGTTCAGGAGCAATCAGTAGTGGACCCCAAAGAGAAGACCTTTGAGTTGAAGTCTACAAAT ATCTCCTTCACTAACCTGGTATCTGTGGACGAGAAGTTGACATACAAGCCCCACCCACAAGACCCCAAAAA gaCGGTGCTGACACAGGAGGCTTTGATCAGCGTGAAAGGTGTCAGTCTGAGCAGCTACCTCGAGGGCCTCATGGCCAAGACTATATCTGCCAACGCTGGCAag GGTCGTGAGGCAATGGAGTGGGTCATTAGACAACTAAATACAGAAATCGAAGAGTTGGCAGCAACTGCCCGTGGTACGATGCGTGTTCCCatggcagcagctgtggcagACAAATAA
- the LOC115046080 gene encoding uncharacterized protein LOC115046080 isoform X2, whose translation MAHKLLLNNQNQPMNRMSGKVKHQPTQNFDWQRQKLHDLFEEEEDDGYFSVKGSADGDFSDTNSVSSNNSVSLSDRSMDTPLYFRSEARKNDAKKVSNKTLLSQIEILVEELKKYPAAAMVLVTALAVVVYLVFCNFPPKERVLSYYVTVMPPDCSGNAKSSLNMNKVMSYVETAAHTGIQAKRDAQYSSGDVKEKYKVMNNVETEVHTGTQAKTDKWKARHDKPGVITSFIQYILLMLIIYGMVILITNNRIWC comes from the exons ATGGCCCACAAGCTCTTGCTCAACAACCAGAATCAGCCCATGAACAGGATGAGTGGAAAGGTCAAGCACCAACCCACCCAAAATTTTGACTG gcagagacagaaattaCACGATCtgtttgaagaggaggaggacgatggCTACTTCAGCGTCAAAGGGAGTGCCGATGGTGACTTCAG CGATACTAACTCTGTAAGCTCCAACAACTCCGTGTCACTGAGTGACAGGTCCATGGATACGCCTCTGTATTTTAGATCTGAAGCCAG gAAGAATGACGCTAAGAAG GTATCCAATAAAACACTGCTTTCGCAAATAGAAATCCTTGTGGAAGAGCTAAAGAAGTACCCAGCTGCAGCCATGGTTTTGGTCACAGCACTAGCAGTAGTTGTCTATCTGGTCTTCTGCAACTTTCCTCCCAAAG AGAGGGTGTTGAGTTATTACGTGACAGTTATGCCACCGGACTGTTCAGGAAATGCCAAGAGCTCCTTAAACATGAATAAAGTGATGAGCTATGTGGAGACAGCAGCTCATACAGGTATTCAGGCAAAAAGAGATGCACAGTACAGTTCAGGAGAcgtcaaagaaaaatataaagttatGAACAATGTGGAGACGGAGGTTCATACAGGAACTCAGGCAAAGACAGATAAATGGAAAGCAAGACATGACAAACCTGGAGTCATTACATCATTCATCCAGTACATTCTTCTCATGCTAATTATTTATGGCATGGTAATATTGATTACTAATAACAGGATATGGTGTTGA
- the LOC115046080 gene encoding uncharacterized protein LOC115046080 isoform X1, translating into MAHKLLLNNQNQPMNRMSGKVKHQPTQNFDCRQRQKLHDLFEEEEDDGYFSVKGSADGDFSDTNSVSSNNSVSLSDRSMDTPLYFRSEARKNDAKKVSNKTLLSQIEILVEELKKYPAAAMVLVTALAVVVYLVFCNFPPKERVLSYYVTVMPPDCSGNAKSSLNMNKVMSYVETAAHTGIQAKRDAQYSSGDVKEKYKVMNNVETEVHTGTQAKTDKWKARHDKPGVITSFIQYILLMLIIYGMVILITNNRIWC; encoded by the exons ATGGCCCACAAGCTCTTGCTCAACAACCAGAATCAGCCCATGAACAGGATGAGTGGAAAGGTCAAGCACCAACCCACCCAAAATTTTGACTG caggcagagacagaaattaCACGATCtgtttgaagaggaggaggacgatggCTACTTCAGCGTCAAAGGGAGTGCCGATGGTGACTTCAG CGATACTAACTCTGTAAGCTCCAACAACTCCGTGTCACTGAGTGACAGGTCCATGGATACGCCTCTGTATTTTAGATCTGAAGCCAG gAAGAATGACGCTAAGAAG GTATCCAATAAAACACTGCTTTCGCAAATAGAAATCCTTGTGGAAGAGCTAAAGAAGTACCCAGCTGCAGCCATGGTTTTGGTCACAGCACTAGCAGTAGTTGTCTATCTGGTCTTCTGCAACTTTCCTCCCAAAG AGAGGGTGTTGAGTTATTACGTGACAGTTATGCCACCGGACTGTTCAGGAAATGCCAAGAGCTCCTTAAACATGAATAAAGTGATGAGCTATGTGGAGACAGCAGCTCATACAGGTATTCAGGCAAAAAGAGATGCACAGTACAGTTCAGGAGAcgtcaaagaaaaatataaagttatGAACAATGTGGAGACGGAGGTTCATACAGGAACTCAGGCAAAGACAGATAAATGGAAAGCAAGACATGACAAACCTGGAGTCATTACATCATTCATCCAGTACATTCTTCTCATGCTAATTATTTATGGCATGGTAATATTGATTACTAATAACAGGATATGGTGTTGA
- the LOC115046683 gene encoding vesicular inhibitory amino acid transporter-like: MAHLNRHNLTNKLTNAAHTVSHKSQAKVSGVFARLGFQAATDEEGLGFAECDDLDYDYRQGMQMDVLQGEEEGEPVEGEGELEGDSHYQRDGTGPRRSSLKTGGSLDEDKPKITSWEAGWNVTNAIQGMFVLGLPYAILHGGYLGLFLIIFAAVVCCYTGKILIACLYEDNEDGIKVRVRDSYVDIANACCAPRFPALGGHVVNVAQIIELVMTCILYVVVSGNLMYNSFPGFPVSQKAWSVVATVALLPCAFLKNLKAVSKFSFLCTLAHFVINILVIAYCLSRAREWAWEKVKFYIDVKKFPISIGIIVFSYTSQIFLPSLEGNMQKPSEFHCMMDWTHIAACVLKGLFALVAYLTWADATKEVITDNLPSTIRAVVNIFLVAKALLSYPLPFFAAVEVLEKSLFQDGGRAFFPDCYGPNGQLKSWGLGLRIALVVFTLLMAVFVPHFALLMGLTGSLTGAGLCFLLPSLFHLKLQWRNLLWHHVFFDVAIFVIGGICAISGFIHSIEGLIEAFRYNLHD; encoded by the exons ATGGCTCACTTAAACCGACATAATCTGACCAACAAGCTGACCAATGCGGCCCACACGGTCTCCCACAAATCTCAGGCCAAGGTCAGCGGGGTGTTCGCCCGCCTGGGCTTCCAGGCCGCGACTGATGAGGAGGGTTTGGGTTTCGCCGAGTGCGACGACTTGGATTATGACTACAGGCAAGGGATGCAAATGGATGTCCTccagggagaagaagaaggggaacccgtggagggagagggggagctGGAGGGAGACAGCCACTACCAGAGAGACGGCACCGGTCCCAGGCGCTCGTCCCTGAAGACGGGAGGCTCGCTGGATGAAGACAAACCAAAAATCACATCATGGGAAGCCGGCTGGAATGTCACCAACGCCATTCAA GGCATGTTCGTCCTCGGCCTGCCGTACGCCATCCTGCACGGCGGCTACCTCggcctcttcctcatcatctttGCGGCCGTGGTGTGCTGCTACACCGGCAAGATCCTCATCGCGTGTCTCTACGAGGACAACGAGGACGGTATCAAAGTGCGCGTCAGGGACTCCTACGTGGACATCGCCAACGCCTGCTGCGCGCCCCGCTTCCCGGCGCTGGGCGGCCACGTGGTGAACGTGGCTCAGATCATCGAGCTGGTCATGACCTGTATTCTTTACGTGGTGGTCAGCGGAAACCTGATGTACAACAGCTTCCCGGGCTTCCCCGTCTCCCAGAAGGCCTGGTCCGTGGTGGCCACGGTGGCGCTCCTGCCGTGCGCCTTCCTGAAGAACCTGAAGGCGGTTTCCAAGTTCAGCTTCCTGTGCACCCTGGCGCATTTTGTCATCAACATCCTCGTGATCGCTTACTGCCTCTCCAGGGCGCGCGAGTGGGCGTGGGAGAAGGTCAAGTTTTATATCGACGTGAAGAAATTCCCCATCTCCATCGGCATCATCGTGTTCAGCTACACCTCCCAGATCTTCCTGCCGTCCCTGGAGGGGAACATGCAGAAGCCCAGCGAGTTCCACTGCATGATGGACTGGACTCACATCGCCGCCTGTGTCCTCAAAGGCCTCTTCGCCCTGGTGGCCTACTTGACGTGGGCGGACGCCACCAAGGAGGTCATCACAGATAACCTGCCTTCCACCATCCGGGCTGTGGTGAACATCTTCCTGGTGGCCAAAGCCCTGCTGTCCTACCCGCTGCCGTTCTTCGCTGCAGTCGAGGTTCTGGAGAAGTCCTTGTTCCAGGATGGAGGAAGAGCCTTCTTTCCTGACTGCTACGGCCCAAACGGCCAGTTGAAATCCTGGGGTCTGGGTCTGCGAATCGCCCTGGTGGTCTTCACCTTGCTCATGGCCGTCTTCGTCCCCCATTTCGCCCTCCTGATGGGCCTAACTGGGAGCCTGACGGGCGCCGGCCTGTGCTTTCTCCTGCCCAGCCTCTTCCACCTGAAGCTCCAGTGGAGGAACCTCCTGTGGCATCACGTCTTCTTCGACGTTGCCATCTTTGTTATTGGAGGCATATGTGCCATATCTGGCTTCATCCACTCGATCGAAGGGCTCATAGAGGCTTTCAGGTACAATCTCCACGACTGA
- the bpifcl gene encoding lipopolysaccharide-binding protein, which produces MLLTVTVLLMLIPSTCGKNPAVQVTLTDKGLQYGKHAGTDWFQDHLGNVTFPDISGGIKIKIFGTIDYALTGIKIIKCDLPEPSVDFYPDATGFKTSMSGLSIALNGEWRTHYGIIHDGGTFDMAVFDVSVLSVVELGKDDDGHLSISSVSCEAKVGDVNIVFQGGGSWIFQPFVHHFTGRIGREIQSRICPNVEQIIVTLEHHLQAMNVSFDVDQALSLDLSLTDLPVIDASKLNLGFKGEFYSIKSHTDPPFEAQPFTIPEQQGYMLAMGLSEYTLNSASYGYYSSGGFQAFINDSMIPPGCPVHLNTSLMGPFIPQLPKMFPGLLMYLQVYAIKAPMLSFHSDAIKLGVQANVKAFAIQPNGTETPLFKLGVDSQFNSKVWIDGQKVKGSVSMNNFTLTLVGSEVGEFETDPLERLAKLGVNLALTKVNVKMGKGFDLPRMKHSQLVNSVLKMQEGFIALFSDAEVL; this is translated from the exons ATGCTTCTAACCGTGACGGTGTTGCTAATGCTGATCCCTTCCACATGTGGAAAAAACCCTGCAGTTCAAGTCACACTGACCGACAAAGGACTCCAGTATG GGAAACATGCAGGCACAGACTGGTTTCAGGACCATCTGGGGAATGTAACTTTTCCTGACATCAGCGGTGGTATCAAAATCAAGATCTTTGGCACCATAGACTACGCTCTAACAGG CATCAAAATAATAAAGTGCGACCTTCCAGAGCCATCTGTTGACTTTTATCCGGATGCCACAGGATTCAAGACATCTATGTCAGGCCTCAGTATTGCACTAAACGGTGAATGGAGGACACACTATGGCATAAT ACATGATGGGGGAACATTTGACATGGCTGTGTTCGATGTGAGCGTACTCTCTGTGGTGGAGCTGGGGAAAGATGATGATGGACATCTGTCCATCTCCAGCGTCAGCTGTGAGGCTAAGGTTGGAGATGTTAACATAGTATTTCAAGGAGGAGGAAG TTGGATCTTCCAGCCATTTGTGCACCACTTCACAGGTCGAATAGGGAGAGAAATACAGAGCAGA ATTTGCCCGAACGTGGAGCAAATCATTGTAACGTTGGAGCATCACCTACAGGCCATGAACG TTTCCTTTGATGTGGATCAAGCTCTTTCTCTTGACCTCTCTCTCACGGATTTACCTGTTATAGATGCTTCAAAACTCAATCTGGGTTTTAAG ggagaGTTCTACAGTATCAAAAGCCACACAGATCCTCCTTTTGAGGCTCAGCCTTTCACTATTCCTGAGCAGCAAGGCTACATGTTGGCGATGGGGCTGTCTGAATATACTCTGAACTCTGCCTCGTATGGATACTACTCATCTGGAGGCTTTCAGGCCTTTATCAACGACAGCATG ATACCTCCTGGTTGTCCTGTGCACCTGAATACCAGCCTCATGGGACCCTTCATTCCTCAG CTTCCTAAGATGTTTCCAGGCCTGCTGATGTATCTGCAGGTTTACGCCATCAAAGCTCCAATGCTTTCCTTCCATTCTGATGCTATTAAACTGGGCGTCCAGGCTAATGTCAAAGCCTTCGCCATCCAGCCAAATGGTACCGAGACCCCACTGTTCAAACTTGGAGTT gacTCACAATTCAACAGCAAAGTGTGGATTGATGGCCAAAAAGTGAAAGGTTCAGTTTCGATGAACAA TTTCACACTGACATTGGTAGGAAGTGAAGTGGGAGAGTTTGAG ACTGATCCTTTGGAAAGACTTGCAAAGCTGGGAGTGAATTTGGCCTTGACAAAGGTTAATG TGAAAATGGGGAAAGGTTTTGATTTACCCCGAATGAAACACTCCCAGCTGGTCAACTCAGTCCTGAAGATGCAGGAG GGATTTATAGCTCTCTTTTCAGACGCTGAGGTGTTGTGA